Proteins from a genomic interval of Nostoc sp. TCL240-02:
- a CDS encoding ISH3 family transposase yields MTVTEPVLTDSKTLNEVVNCLTENIPIKSQGKCEQQNIFETLIRAATQRDSIENTTKVLKNVPTSNDVRYHLEKYTDINSLESDFNAALQSRLPDRIRQGKQKIAIDFNLIPYYGEPSPLEAPFIYRSQAKSGTCSFYAYATIYVIKKNKRVTLAIKAVQQQNTLVAIITYLLALIEPLNLKIERLYLDREFFCVPVIRWLQSLDIPFEMPAIIRGKSGGTKQLIRGRRSYKTSYTLNSDKYGSVTFSVWIVCTYKNGKRREHGREFFVYAVYKVKLTLQLIHDDYRLRFGIESSYRMKNQCRIKTTIKNPTIRLLFVALAFLIINVWIYLVWHYISSLKRSNRQVFSHLFTLKQMLEFLRQVIDRNYGVACEIYLPSG; encoded by the coding sequence ATGACTGTAACGGAGCCAGTTCTAACTGATAGTAAAACCTTGAACGAAGTAGTTAACTGTTTAACCGAAAATATTCCAATAAAGTCTCAAGGTAAGTGTGAACAACAGAATATTTTTGAAACTTTAATTCGGGCAGCCACCCAAAGAGATAGCATTGAAAACACTACTAAAGTCCTAAAAAATGTTCCGACAAGCAACGATGTTCGTTACCATTTAGAGAAGTATACTGACATAAATTCTCTAGAATCAGACTTCAATGCTGCACTTCAAAGCCGCTTACCAGACAGAATTCGACAAGGTAAACAAAAAATTGCTATCGATTTTAACTTAATTCCTTATTATGGGGAGCCATCGCCATTAGAAGCACCTTTCATTTATAGAAGTCAAGCTAAAAGTGGTACTTGTTCTTTTTATGCTTACGCGACTATCTATGTAATTAAGAAAAATAAACGAGTCACTTTAGCTATCAAAGCTGTTCAACAACAAAATACTTTAGTTGCAATTATTACTTATCTTTTAGCACTAATTGAGCCTTTGAATCTGAAAATTGAGCGATTGTATTTAGACCGAGAATTCTTTTGTGTGCCAGTAATCAGATGGTTGCAATCTCTCGATATTCCCTTTGAAATGCCAGCTATTATTCGAGGTAAGTCGGGAGGGACTAAACAATTAATTAGAGGTAGACGTAGCTACAAAACTAGTTACACTTTAAACAGCGATAAATATGGTTCAGTAACTTTTAGTGTGTGGATAGTTTGCACATATAAAAATGGTAAAAGACGAGAGCATGGACGGGAATTTTTTGTTTACGCTGTTTATAAAGTTAAGTTAACTTTGCAGCTTATACATGATGACTATCGTCTGCGTTTTGGGATTGAGAGTAGTTATCGTATGAAAAACCAGTGTCGCATCAAAACTACTATTAAAAATCCCACAATTCGGCTTTTATTTGTAGCTTTAGCATTCTTAATTATTAATGTTTGGATTTATCTAGTATGGCATTATATTAGCAGTTTAAAAAGAAGTAATAGACAAGTTTTTTCTCATCTATTTACTCTCAAACAGATGCTTGAATTTTTACGCCAAGTAATAGACCGTAACTATGGAGTAGCCTGCGAAATTTATTTACCGTCCGGCTAA
- a CDS encoding DUF1392 domain-containing protein — MINYINALKTSWYISPPWGQIIPPIEVNLLERVYLKTTRTFGYCSGVQWKYECWLYTVICGDEIVHATEHQIIGTGQLEPLTVQKPAFALGQKVILCSYGDDTKQRLILGVVLVDKFWFYLVELISPTLAETPTILNRFSLLGEKSLVRVNV; from the coding sequence ATGATTAACTACATTAACGCTCTCAAAACCAGTTGGTATATCTCCCCACCTTGGGGTCAAATAATTCCACCTATTGAGGTGAATTTACTGGAGAGAGTTTACCTGAAAACTACGAGAACATTTGGTTATTGCTCTGGTGTGCAATGGAAATATGAATGTTGGCTTTATACAGTCATCTGTGGTGATGAAATTGTTCACGCTACAGAACATCAAATCATTGGGACTGGTCAATTAGAACCTCTCACGGTGCAAAAACCTGCTTTCGCTTTAGGACAGAAAGTAATCCTATGTTCTTATGGTGATGACACAAAGCAACGGCTGATTTTAGGAGTTGTACTTGTGGATAAGTTTTGGTTTTACCTTGTCGAATTGATATCGCCAACATTGGCTGAAACACCGACCATACTTAATCGCTTCTCGCTGCTTGGTGAAAAAAGTTTGGTGCGCGTGAATGTCTAA
- a CDS encoding citrate/2-methylcitrate synthase, protein MNELDLHLRHDLISSKDQMAIAPEGVEIITTVDSLIARVLGINIERINNDLMYQSIREWDSLSHVTLMIALETELGTKITDQIMLQLHSVSAIREFAQTHTTHTDEGAKSAPTVTPGIKPTTVTVHRGLEGVYIERSTITNIDGERGVLEHRGYNIHDLVEQSSFEETAWLLLNGQLPDAPTLAAFQEELRLHRELPAAIVDLVRMLAHTHPMEVLRTGISALGALACNGQDESQEAAMRSGLRLIAQIPTLVATHHAIRSGREPIAPHLTFSHAKNFLYMLFGEEPSPSAVRFVDKDLIAHAEHGLNASAFAARVAIGCKANLYAAITAAIAAFSGSLHGGATERALELIDAVGTPENAEAYVRNCLERNQPVMGFGHRVYRTEDPRVRHFREAARSLSWERRDTHGLAIIEAIVKAMEPYSLHGVEPNADLYAGLTYRLLGLPNDLAVPMYVAGRIAGWIAQSLEQKSNNVLIRPRLQYVGATSRKYRLLNSLAEPQTY, encoded by the coding sequence ATGAATGAATTAGATTTACACCTCCGCCATGATCTTATCTCATCGAAAGATCAGATGGCGATCGCACCAGAAGGAGTAGAAATCATCACCACCGTAGACTCGCTGATCGCCCGCGTACTTGGGATTAATATTGAACGCATCAACAACGACTTAATGTATCAATCAATCCGGGAATGGGACTCACTGAGCCATGTGACGCTGATGATTGCCCTGGAAACCGAGCTGGGGACGAAAATTACTGACCAGATTATGTTACAGCTCCATTCAGTTAGCGCGATTCGAGAGTTCGCCCAGACGCACACGACTCACACTGATGAGGGTGCAAAGTCAGCACCTACCGTCACCCCTGGGATTAAGCCAACGACCGTCACAGTGCATCGCGGGTTAGAAGGTGTCTACATTGAGCGCAGCACAATTACAAACATCGATGGCGAAAGAGGCGTGCTTGAACATCGCGGCTACAATATTCACGATTTAGTGGAACAGTCTTCGTTCGAGGAGACAGCATGGCTGTTACTCAATGGGCAACTGCCTGATGCCCCCACCCTCGCAGCCTTTCAAGAGGAGCTTCGATTACACCGTGAGCTACCTGCGGCGATCGTTGATCTTGTGCGGATGCTTGCTCACACCCATCCGATGGAAGTCTTGCGAACCGGCATCTCTGCCTTAGGTGCGCTGGCGTGCAATGGTCAAGACGAGTCGCAAGAAGCAGCCATGCGCTCTGGGCTTCGTCTGATCGCACAAATCCCAACACTGGTTGCCACTCATCATGCAATCCGCAGTGGACGGGAACCTATAGCGCCCCATTTAACCTTTTCACACGCTAAAAACTTTCTCTATATGCTGTTTGGAGAAGAGCCGTCACCCAGTGCAGTCCGCTTCGTGGACAAGGATCTTATTGCACACGCGGAGCATGGCTTAAATGCTTCAGCGTTTGCGGCTCGTGTTGCGATCGGATGCAAGGCAAACCTTTATGCAGCAATCACCGCCGCCATTGCAGCCTTCTCAGGATCTTTGCATGGTGGTGCAACCGAGCGAGCTCTTGAACTGATTGATGCAGTCGGCACACCAGAAAACGCCGAAGCCTATGTGCGTAACTGCCTGGAAAGAAATCAGCCTGTGATGGGCTTTGGGCATCGGGTATATCGAACCGAAGATCCCCGCGTCCGTCACTTTCGTGAAGCTGCCCGCAGTCTCAGTTGGGAGCGCAGAGACACCCACGGACTCGCTATCATTGAAGCTATTGTTAAGGCGATGGAGCCTTACTCACTGCATGGGGTTGAACCAAATGCAGACCTCTATGCCGGACTTACCTACCGCCTGCTTGGATTGCCTAATGACTTGGCTGTACCGATGTACGTCGCCGGACGGATTGCAGGATGGATCGCCCAGTCCTTAGAGCAGAAAAGCAACAATGTTCTGATTCGTCCTCGACTGCAATACGTCGGCGCAACGAGCCGCAAGTACCGTCTCTTAAACTCACTTGCCGAACCGCAAACTTACTAG
- a CDS encoding amino acid adenylation domain-containing protein, with product MSEFSIQIDMKKLILVDAQADSSFSSSTQLPDVHSLRAGFLHHADRLPHHAALSLGKRIYTYAEVADTARRWAACLVAAAEGRPYRIGIFAYRSETSYLGVLASLFAGAAFVPLNPKFPLERTRAMIEQADLDALLVDNESLPQLPGLLRGLPHQPAILLPATNRQEVQSTLSGLVFDRQDLAKTSPLSTLPAIAPDDLAYLLFTSGSSGIPKGVPITHANVRAFLNVNLARYGLTPADRLTQTFDQTFDLSVFDLFMAWESGACVCSMQPIELLAPFRFLEEHQITVYFSVPSVAALLIKRGALTPGIMPSLRWSLFCGEGLPRAIAEAWQAAAPQSIIENLYGPTELTIACAAYRWNSVTSPAECVHDLVPIGEVYPGLSPLVVDASLREVAPGEVGELCVSGPQTSPEYWRDPELTATRFFEKQTSEVTTRRYYRTGDLVIRRGDHYVYLGRSDQQVKVSGYRIELGEIEAVLRRVGCIEAVALPWPDEHQPDFIVAVVSGVADSSKLSAIAAQYLPNYIMPRSIFILDDMPLNGNGKVDRKALRQWLKEYLTHEPNRQG from the coding sequence ATGAGCGAGTTTTCTATTCAAATTGATATGAAAAAGCTGATTTTAGTTGATGCTCAAGCGGACTCTTCATTTTCAAGTAGTACCCAGTTGCCCGATGTACACAGTCTACGTGCCGGCTTTCTTCATCATGCTGATCGCCTCCCGCACCATGCGGCCTTGTCCCTCGGAAAACGTATCTATACTTATGCTGAGGTCGCTGACACGGCTCGTCGCTGGGCTGCGTGCCTTGTCGCCGCCGCCGAGGGTCGCCCTTACCGCATCGGTATCTTTGCCTACCGCAGTGAAACCTCATATCTGGGAGTTCTAGCCAGTCTCTTTGCAGGTGCGGCGTTTGTCCCATTGAACCCCAAGTTTCCTCTGGAGCGCACACGCGCTATGATCGAGCAGGCTGACCTGGATGCTCTGCTTGTTGACAACGAGTCCTTGCCGCAGCTGCCTGGGTTGCTGCGGGGATTGCCCCACCAGCCAGCGATCCTGCTGCCAGCTACAAATAGACAGGAAGTGCAAAGTACCCTGTCTGGACTGGTGTTTGATCGCCAGGATCTCGCAAAAACTTCGCCTTTATCGACCCTGCCAGCGATCGCACCCGATGATCTAGCATACCTTCTCTTTACTTCAGGCAGCAGTGGAATTCCGAAGGGAGTACCCATCACCCATGCCAATGTTCGTGCCTTCTTAAATGTGAACCTGGCGCGTTACGGGCTGACACCTGCCGATCGACTCACTCAGACCTTCGACCAAACCTTTGACCTATCGGTGTTCGATCTGTTTATGGCGTGGGAGAGTGGTGCTTGCGTATGTTCGATGCAACCGATCGAACTTCTTGCACCCTTCCGCTTCCTTGAAGAACATCAGATCACGGTGTACTTCTCGGTTCCCTCGGTTGCAGCACTACTAATTAAACGTGGCGCACTGACTCCCGGCATTATGCCGAGCTTGCGTTGGAGCCTCTTCTGTGGCGAAGGACTACCCCGCGCGATCGCAGAGGCGTGGCAGGCGGCCGCTCCGCAATCAATCATTGAGAATCTCTATGGGCCTACAGAACTCACCATTGCCTGTGCAGCTTATAGGTGGAATTCCGTAACTTCGCCTGCGGAATGCGTACACGATCTAGTTCCCATTGGTGAGGTATACCCCGGTTTGTCGCCCCTGGTGGTTGATGCCTCACTCCGTGAGGTTGCACCAGGCGAAGTTGGCGAACTCTGTGTATCAGGACCGCAGACCTCGCCTGAGTACTGGCGCGATCCGGAATTGACAGCTACGCGCTTCTTTGAAAAACAAACATCGGAGGTAACGACCCGCAGGTACTATCGGACAGGAGATCTCGTCATCCGTCGAGGAGATCATTATGTTTACCTCGGTCGCAGCGATCAGCAGGTAAAGGTCAGTGGGTATCGGATTGAGCTTGGCGAAATCGAGGCAGTTCTCCGTCGTGTAGGCTGCATCGAGGCAGTTGCGCTGCCGTGGCCCGACGAACACCAGCCTGACTTCATTGTTGCCGTCGTTTCTGGTGTTGCTGATTCGTCAAAACTGAGTGCTATTGCAGCACAGTATTTGCCGAACTATATCATGCCACGCTCAATTTTCATCCTTGACGATATGCCGCTTAATGGCAACGGCAAGGTTGACCGCAAAGCTTTGCGACAATGGCTCAAAGAATACTTAACTCATGAACCTAATCGTCAAGGATAA
- a CDS encoding ABC transporter ATP-binding protein yields MENTVLETQHLSLAYDGKPVIFGLNLLIPTGQITALVGPNGCGKSTLLRGLARLLKPHIGTVYLNGADIFRQSTTKVAQQLGILPQGPSAPEGLTVRDLVAQGRYPYQHNWFQSWTAEDELQVRKALTTTDLNELANRAVDTLSGGQRQRAWIAMTLAQDTKILLLDEPTTFLDLAHQVEVLELLWDLNQLEGRTIVMVLHDLNQACRYAHHLVALRDGAVMGYGNPADVMTEEMVQDVFGLACRIVPDPVTGKPWCVPLGRDRYRLTQDP; encoded by the coding sequence ATGGAGAACACAGTCCTTGAAACCCAACATCTGAGCCTCGCTTACGACGGCAAACCCGTCATATTCGGTCTTAACCTGTTGATTCCCACAGGACAAATTACTGCTCTAGTCGGCCCTAATGGCTGTGGTAAATCTACTCTCCTGCGGGGTTTGGCTAGATTACTCAAACCCCATATTGGTACTGTATATCTCAATGGTGCTGATATCTTTCGACAGTCAACAACCAAAGTTGCACAGCAACTTGGTATTCTTCCTCAAGGGCCATCTGCACCAGAAGGATTGACTGTGCGAGATTTGGTAGCCCAAGGTCGTTATCCATATCAACATAATTGGTTTCAATCTTGGACTGCTGAAGATGAGCTTCAAGTCCGCAAAGCATTAACAACTACAGACCTTAACGAATTAGCTAATAGAGCCGTAGATACCCTCTCTGGTGGACAGAGGCAACGTGCTTGGATAGCTATGACTTTAGCACAAGATACAAAAATTTTATTATTGGATGAGCCGACTACTTTCTTAGATTTAGCGCATCAAGTGGAGGTGCTGGAATTACTGTGGGATTTGAATCAACTTGAGGGGCGGACAATTGTCATGGTGTTGCATGACCTGAATCAGGCGTGTCGTTATGCTCATCACTTAGTAGCTTTACGCGATGGCGCTGTTATGGGTTATGGAAATCCAGCAGATGTAATGACAGAAGAAATGGTGCAGGACGTGTTTGGATTAGCTTGTCGAATTGTACCAGATCCAGTAACGGGTAAACCTTGGTGTGTTCCTTTGGGTCGGGATCGCTATCGTCTAACGCAAGATCCATAA
- a CDS encoding alpha/beta fold hydrolase has product MSDDIDVLWISSSHVLQRFDRPLLRYISQYVNVAQWEYCHYKDEGSSIDEAVDLVDEFLGQYSHPIHLAGHGAGGAIALSVARRYPQKVQSLVLLAVASQPANTWHVNYYLQRQVFTMSREQVLASSVRHLFGEQPHNTTKKLMAVLCRDLEQSPLSHSLFKLMELPKGGVSMPMMICGSKNDPIVNSPALTGWLKGFKPEDHLWQCPQGYHFFHYFYPQKVCEQMLNFWQRYYLRPILTSPLVSRNLAN; this is encoded by the coding sequence ATGTCAGATGATATCGATGTTCTTTGGATCAGTTCTAGTCATGTATTGCAGCGTTTTGATCGACCATTACTAAGATACATATCGCAGTACGTGAATGTGGCTCAATGGGAATATTGCCACTACAAAGATGAAGGTAGTTCTATAGATGAAGCTGTAGATTTGGTGGATGAATTTTTAGGACAGTATTCTCATCCTATACATTTAGCAGGTCATGGTGCTGGTGGTGCCATCGCCTTAAGCGTTGCTCGTCGCTATCCCCAAAAAGTGCAATCCCTAGTCTTATTGGCTGTAGCTTCTCAACCTGCTAATACTTGGCATGTCAACTATTATCTACAAAGACAAGTATTTACTATGAGTCGTGAGCAAGTTTTAGCAAGCAGTGTTCGTCATCTCTTTGGCGAGCAACCCCATAATACTACTAAAAAGTTAATGGCTGTGTTATGTAGAGATTTAGAACAATCCCCTCTTTCGCACTCTCTTTTCAAGTTAATGGAGTTACCTAAAGGCGGAGTTTCTATGCCCATGATGATATGTGGTAGCAAGAATGATCCCATTGTTAATTCACCTGCATTAACAGGCTGGTTAAAAGGGTTTAAACCTGAAGATCATCTCTGGCAATGTCCTCAAGGCTATCATTTTTTTCACTACTTTTATCCTCAAAAAGTCTGCGAACAAATGTTGAATTTTTGGCAGCGATATTACCTAAGACCAATTCTGACATCTCCATTAGTTTCCCGAAATCTGGCAAATTAA
- a CDS encoding AraC family transcriptional regulator: MTLILSQADYLKILYEAEIIYDNGSSSDEFDIIRKYQFGVGKGYWRHIQLRDSISIDIDKYQQDKSIVLKVPDRKHPLEFRFFILIDSQSKNLEFKTGEYFLSGSGMASECAIFEPSARIVEVAVHVHPDAFRNFAGNLSGELTPELQHLIRRWDLLTYERYGTQTPVMQVAVQQILQCPYQGVTKRMYLESKVWELVALIIEQEIQIHQGSLEIYALRASEVDRVYHAKEILLKHHDNPPSLIQLARQVGLNDRKLKQGFRQVFGTTVFGYLHHYRMELAHKLLIQGNMNITEVALKVGYVSLPSFSNAFRKKFGISPKSCRR; the protein is encoded by the coding sequence ATGACACTAATACTCTCGCAAGCCGATTACTTAAAAATCTTATACGAAGCAGAAATAATTTATGATAATGGCAGCAGTAGCGATGAGTTTGATATTATCAGAAAATATCAATTTGGTGTTGGTAAAGGGTATTGGCGACATATTCAGCTACGAGATAGCATATCTATAGACATCGACAAGTATCAGCAAGACAAATCAATAGTTTTAAAAGTTCCTGACCGCAAGCATCCATTAGAATTCCGATTCTTTATTTTAATAGATAGCCAATCTAAAAATCTTGAGTTTAAGACTGGAGAATACTTTTTGAGTGGTAGTGGTATGGCATCTGAGTGCGCTATATTCGAGCCATCAGCGCGGATAGTAGAAGTAGCTGTTCATGTACATCCAGATGCGTTTCGCAACTTTGCAGGAAATCTATCTGGCGAACTTACTCCAGAATTACAACATCTAATCAGACGCTGGGATCTATTAACATATGAGCGCTATGGAACCCAAACTCCAGTTATGCAGGTAGCTGTACAACAAATTCTTCAATGTCCCTACCAAGGTGTGACTAAGCGAATGTATCTTGAAAGCAAAGTTTGGGAATTGGTAGCATTAATCATAGAACAAGAAATACAAATTCACCAAGGTTCACTAGAAATTTATGCACTTAGAGCGTCAGAGGTTGACCGCGTTTATCATGCTAAGGAAATTTTATTAAAGCATCACGATAACCCACCCTCTCTTATACAACTAGCACGGCAAGTAGGATTAAACGATCGCAAACTTAAACAAGGTTTTCGACAGGTCTTTGGGACTACAGTATTCGGCTATTTACATCATTATAGGATGGAGCTAGCTCATAAACTGCTAATCCAAGGAAACATGAATATTACAGAAGTAGCTCTGAAAGTAGGCTATGTTAGTTTACCCTCATTTAGCAATGCTTTTCGTAAGAAGTTTGGGATCAGTCCTAAGTCTTGTCGTAGATAA
- a CDS encoding TonB-dependent siderophore receptor, protein MRVKLLYAVIGWSIPVLCLTVNNSANAEQLLSEKSNASSGEVKSEIQSLNQLQLPKTNALYLWRVPREQNKFLELSQVTTDVVLVTDVKVNSTDKGIELILVTANSLKLQISPKTEGNSYIADIPNAKLQLRSGDFRQEKPVAGIAEVTVANLDANTLRVTVTGEMSAPAVELFDSTKEGLVFGVTPSTSTAQQPTTTPEQKPSTTEPEKPIELNVTAPPDTNYRVPDATTATKTDTPLRDIPASIQVIPQQVIEDQQPRNLIGILRNAGVVQNNFSSGFVDTFSIRGFRARNVYRNGIKDRFADVAAFSSSLTNIDRVEVVRGPNSVIYGQVNPGGIINIVTKKPLSQPYYAFEVRRGGYELFQPSLDFSSPLTKDGSLSYRLNTSYRTAEDFTDFSNEKRFFVSPVVNWRIGKNTNLTFDLKYEDIQQSLGSTNEQIASGTILPNPNGKIPINRYLGEPTDFFNRQLNRYNYNLEHRFNDNWSISNSFQAAFLTLDLRNTFVTSPLQADNRTVGRTQVTYSKPTEYEAYTIDTHVIGDFNIGSIKHKLLAGFDLFRQTRSTGIIRTAAAPLDVFNPVYGQPLGATLGRIDIFFRDDALGFYLQDQVTLANNLKLLVGGRYDFVENEFANRIASTASVQSDSAFSPRVGIVYQPIAPVSLYASYSRSFEQVTGADKNDSLFKPQRGTQYEVGVKTDLFDNKLSATLALYDLTLTNILTTDPTDSDYSVQTGEQRSRGVELSVTGEILPGWNVIGFYGYTDARITKDNDIPVGNRVSGVPEHVASLWTTYTFGTGSLKGFGGGIGFNYVGDNKPDSLNTFTIPSYFLTDAALYYRNNNFSVGLNLNNIFNVRYYEASFDNLQRIIPGRPYTAQLTVKWEF, encoded by the coding sequence ATGCGTGTAAAACTACTTTATGCTGTTATTGGCTGGTCAATACCAGTTCTTTGCCTGACTGTAAATAATTCGGCTAATGCTGAACAACTATTATCTGAAAAATCTAACGCAAGTTCAGGTGAAGTCAAGAGTGAAATTCAGTCATTGAATCAACTACAGCTTCCTAAAACTAATGCTTTATATTTATGGAGAGTACCTAGAGAGCAGAACAAGTTTCTTGAACTTAGTCAAGTAACTACAGATGTGGTATTGGTTACAGATGTGAAGGTTAATTCTACTGATAAAGGAATAGAGTTAATTTTAGTCACAGCTAATTCTCTCAAATTACAAATTTCACCGAAAACTGAGGGTAATTCCTATATTGCAGATATCCCTAACGCCAAGTTGCAACTAAGAAGTGGGGATTTTAGACAAGAAAAGCCAGTAGCCGGAATTGCAGAAGTAACAGTTGCAAATTTAGATGCGAACACATTGCGAGTAACGGTGACTGGGGAAATGAGTGCGCCTGCGGTGGAGTTGTTTGATAGTACAAAAGAAGGTTTAGTTTTTGGAGTGACCCCTAGTACTTCTACTGCTCAACAGCCAACAACAACGCCAGAACAAAAACCATCTACAACAGAGCCAGAAAAGCCTATTGAGTTAAATGTGACTGCTCCACCAGATACAAACTATCGCGTTCCAGATGCGACTACTGCAACGAAAACAGATACACCATTGCGTGATATTCCCGCTTCGATTCAGGTGATTCCTCAGCAGGTTATCGAAGACCAACAACCGCGTAACTTAATTGGGATACTCAGAAATGCTGGCGTTGTCCAAAATAATTTTTCATCCGGATTTGTAGACACTTTTTCGATTCGAGGTTTTAGAGCCAGAAACGTTTATAGGAATGGCATCAAAGACCGCTTTGCAGATGTTGCTGCTTTTTCAAGTTCGCTGACAAACATAGATAGAGTGGAAGTTGTTAGAGGGCCAAACTCTGTAATTTATGGTCAAGTTAATCCAGGTGGAATCATTAATATAGTCACCAAAAAGCCTTTGAGTCAACCTTACTATGCCTTTGAAGTAAGGCGTGGTGGTTATGAACTTTTTCAACCCTCACTTGACTTTTCTAGCCCTCTGACAAAAGATGGCAGTCTGTCGTATCGCTTAAATACTTCTTACAGAACCGCAGAAGACTTTACTGATTTTTCCAATGAAAAGCGTTTTTTCGTTTCGCCTGTTGTTAATTGGCGTATAGGGAAAAATACAAATCTAACTTTTGATTTAAAATATGAAGACATACAACAGTCGCTAGGTTCTACTAATGAGCAGATTGCTAGTGGAACTATACTTCCTAATCCAAATGGAAAAATCCCTATTAACCGTTATTTAGGGGAACCGACTGATTTCTTTAACCGCCAGCTTAATAGATATAATTACAATCTAGAACATCGCTTTAACGATAACTGGTCTATTAGTAATTCATTTCAAGCTGCATTTTTAACCCTTGATTTACGTAATACATTTGTTACTAGTCCACTGCAAGCAGACAACCGCACTGTCGGAAGAACACAGGTTACTTATTCAAAGCCAACAGAGTATGAAGCTTATACAATAGATACTCATGTTATTGGTGATTTTAACATTGGTAGTATAAAACATAAACTTTTGGCGGGGTTTGACTTATTTAGACAAACCCGAAGCACTGGTATAATTAGAACAGCTGCGGCCCCTCTTGATGTCTTTAACCCAGTGTATGGTCAACCTTTAGGTGCCACTCTTGGAAGAATTGATATCTTCTTTAGAGACGATGCTTTAGGCTTTTATCTTCAAGACCAAGTGACACTTGCCAATAACCTCAAACTACTTGTGGGTGGACGTTATGATTTTGTGGAGAATGAGTTTGCTAATCGGATTGCATCAACGGCGAGTGTCCAGTCTGATTCTGCCTTTAGTCCAAGGGTAGGTATAGTTTATCAACCCATAGCGCCTGTCTCACTCTACGCCAGCTATAGCCGCTCTTTTGAACAAGTAACGGGTGCAGATAAAAATGACAGCCTTTTTAAACCACAGCGGGGTACTCAGTATGAAGTGGGCGTTAAGACTGATTTATTCGATAACAAACTCTCAGCAACACTTGCTTTATATGATCTGACACTAACTAACATTTTGACTACCGATCCTACCGATTCCGATTATAGTGTGCAAACAGGAGAACAAAGAAGTCGGGGAGTAGAACTGAGTGTTACAGGAGAAATTCTTCCTGGTTGGAATGTGATTGGCTTCTACGGTTATACAGACGCACGCATTACGAAAGACAATGATATTCCAGTCGGGAATCGAGTATCCGGAGTACCAGAGCATGTCGCTAGTTTGTGGACAACTTACACCTTTGGTACTGGCTCTCTGAAAGGTTTTGGAGGTGGAATTGGCTTTAACTACGTTGGAGATAATAAGCCAGATAGTTTGAATACATTTACAATCCCAAGTTACTTTCTCACCGATGCAGCTCTGTACTATCGGAATAATAACTTTAGCGTTGGACTCAACTTGAATAACATATTTAATGTTCGATATTATGAAGCAAGCTTTGACAATCTCCAAAGAATTATTCCTGGTCGTCCGTATACAGCACAGTTGACAGTGAAGTGGGAATTTTAA